A region of Oryzias latipes chromosome 18, ASM223467v1 DNA encodes the following proteins:
- the LOC110014834 gene encoding uncharacterized protein LOC110014834: protein MIGHSFIHEGPCLSGLSPAVVHVLLGGSPETATVTLEDCADLDIKEKIELLEGDTALSEAERARVQELAYAWDLPCLTESNKKWLFEKLLIHAVIGRVTRQIKQLRRGLKETPVWTVLTKRPETAALIFPSERTGDICPEIFLQRISWPKEEEDEDDDWSAETKSRIKGYLQEFIKNGTAVELMNLAKFWTGWEILPKSLSVEIVRSSYPTASTCYETLKIPGHYRVYRSFRCDLLACIQTCHTGFGLL, encoded by the exons ATGATTGGCCACTCCTTCATACATGAAGGACCCTGCTTGTCTGGGCTCAGCCCCGCTGTTGTCCATGTCCTGCTTGGTGGGAGCCCTGAAACGGCAACCGTTACACTGGAGGACTGCGCAGACCTGGACATCAAAGAGAAAATCGagctt cttgAAGGGGACACTGCACTTTCTGAAGCTGAAAGAGCAAGGGTTCAGGAATTGGCCTATGCGTGGGACCTTCCTTGCTTGACGGAGAGCaataaaaaatggctttttgagAAGCTGTTGATTCATGCT gtAATTGGACGTGTCACAAGGCAAATTAAACAGCTGAGACGAGGGCTTAAAGAGACTCCAGTGTGGACAGTGCTTACCAAGCGACCTGAAACTGCAGCCTTGATTTTTCCAAGTGAAAGAACAGGCGACATTTGTCCTGAG ATATTTCTTCAACGCATCAGTTGGccaaaggaggaggaagatgaagatgatgattgGTCTGCTGAAACCAAAAGCCGCATTAAGGGGTATcttcaggagttcattaaaaatg GAACGGCAGTTGAATTGATGAATTTAGCCAAATTTTGGACTGGATGGGAGATTTTACCGAAGAGCCTGTCTGTGGAGATCGTCAGAAGCAGCTATCCCACAGCCTCCACCTGCTACGAGACCTTAAAAATTCCAGGTCATTACAGAGTCTACAGATCTTTCAGATGTGATCTCCTTGCCTGTATTCAGACTTGTCATACAGGATTTGGGCTCCTGTGA